From Streptomyces sp. TLI_105, the proteins below share one genomic window:
- a CDS encoding DUF6571 family protein, whose product MLKFDQVLHAHLSGLKEAVTVWGETVSKLEKTKEKAETGLQGKADKADWKGENAGVTQAFVRKTAKEFGDALTEASSIRNILRDAESEFQAAKTELEKLVAEAPGKGIRIDPDGVVSYLIHPDRRSKDYDGPKPEQADFEAMRSAIKAAIDRANNADDVASRALRGLVGGDKMNFSGTNYDSLKAASKAQDAEDAHAAYELYKKGDDATPEEIDKLNALFKANQKDPYFAEKFALEVGPKGSMEYWADMGDPSDGSRLGVDHRDKLKELQTNWSLTLATATHSTSPEMEQWKADVIKAGSEPIHTRGTSPYGFQVMSNLMRVGDYDDKFLKDYGTGLVITERKMTGDGRLPADRAWHQLTGGPSHLNWMGGDLGNDPMVGFMEGLGHNPKASTDFFNGDIDLTPENTKDDKKLDPFDYFTKDREWPEEINDKGDRTKEPGYNALGHALESATTGHPYDAEAEGLKDVRTKENAEVMQKVVERYGSDPKYMHQQPGIDDSLGKMGAAYIDELNRSLETDSDTTMEEKRNSPFGFNDAHGKSRFGDEFDTGLLWNRGDAVNFMGIVAQSETGHSTLSAAESLYTTSVLDQVGPKPGSTFDDRDLTDARTTLRIGSETQGILDESRMAQIDKDYEKDSEEHKKAVGRTTEWVKFGVGAAAAGGIAVLTGGAGGVLVPLAAETVGGAVTTVIGMEADDMAEKYEKDELLKKKSDDLSDEALAMGKENSLRPGIAYANAPGWSEKDRNYLDEELVKYVRDSRMHARDNSLPDPYEKK is encoded by the coding sequence ATGCTGAAGTTCGACCAGGTCCTCCACGCCCACCTCAGCGGCCTCAAAGAGGCCGTCACCGTCTGGGGGGAGACGGTGTCCAAGCTGGAGAAGACCAAGGAGAAGGCCGAGACCGGCCTCCAGGGCAAGGCCGACAAGGCCGACTGGAAGGGCGAGAACGCCGGTGTGACCCAGGCGTTCGTCCGCAAGACCGCCAAGGAGTTCGGCGACGCCCTCACCGAGGCGAGCAGCATCCGCAACATCCTGCGGGATGCGGAGAGCGAGTTCCAGGCCGCGAAGACCGAGCTGGAGAAGCTGGTCGCGGAGGCCCCCGGCAAGGGCATACGCATCGACCCGGACGGTGTCGTCAGCTACCTGATCCACCCCGACCGCCGCTCCAAGGACTACGACGGTCCCAAGCCCGAGCAGGCCGACTTCGAGGCGATGCGGTCGGCGATCAAGGCCGCGATCGACCGGGCGAACAACGCCGACGACGTCGCCTCCCGCGCCCTGCGCGGACTCGTCGGCGGCGACAAGATGAACTTCTCCGGCACGAACTACGACTCCCTCAAGGCCGCCTCGAAGGCGCAGGACGCCGAGGACGCGCACGCCGCCTACGAGCTGTACAAGAAGGGCGACGACGCCACCCCCGAGGAGATCGACAAGCTCAACGCCCTCTTCAAGGCCAACCAGAAGGACCCGTACTTCGCCGAGAAGTTCGCCCTGGAGGTCGGACCGAAGGGCAGCATGGAGTACTGGGCCGACATGGGCGACCCGAGCGACGGCTCCCGCCTCGGCGTCGACCACCGCGACAAGCTGAAGGAACTCCAGACGAACTGGAGTCTGACGCTCGCCACCGCGACCCATTCCACGAGCCCCGAGATGGAGCAGTGGAAGGCCGACGTCATCAAGGCCGGCAGCGAGCCGATCCACACGCGTGGCACCAGCCCGTACGGCTTCCAGGTCATGAGCAACCTGATGCGGGTCGGCGACTACGACGACAAGTTCCTGAAGGACTACGGCACCGGGCTCGTCATCACCGAGCGCAAGATGACCGGCGACGGACGTCTGCCCGCCGACCGGGCCTGGCACCAGCTGACCGGCGGCCCGAGCCATCTGAACTGGATGGGCGGCGACCTGGGCAACGACCCCATGGTCGGCTTCATGGAAGGCCTCGGGCACAACCCCAAGGCGTCCACGGACTTCTTCAACGGCGACATCGATCTCACCCCCGAGAACACCAAGGACGACAAGAAGCTCGACCCGTTCGACTACTTCACCAAGGACCGCGAGTGGCCCGAGGAGATCAACGACAAGGGTGACCGGACCAAGGAGCCCGGCTACAACGCCCTCGGTCACGCCCTGGAGTCCGCGACCACCGGCCATCCGTACGACGCCGAGGCCGAGGGCCTCAAGGACGTGCGGACCAAGGAGAACGCGGAGGTCATGCAGAAGGTCGTCGAGCGGTACGGCAGCGACCCCAAGTACATGCACCAGCAGCCGGGCATCGACGACAGCCTCGGCAAGATGGGCGCCGCCTACATCGACGAGCTGAACCGCTCCCTGGAGACGGACAGCGACACGACGATGGAGGAGAAGCGGAACTCCCCCTTCGGCTTCAACGACGCCCACGGCAAGTCCCGCTTCGGCGACGAGTTCGACACCGGCCTGCTCTGGAACCGCGGCGACGCCGTCAACTTCATGGGCATCGTGGCGCAGAGCGAGACCGGCCACTCCACGCTCTCGGCGGCCGAGTCGCTGTACACGACCAGCGTCCTCGACCAGGTCGGCCCCAAGCCCGGCTCCACCTTCGACGACCGGGACCTCACCGACGCGCGGACCACGCTGCGGATCGGGTCGGAGACCCAGGGAATCCTCGACGAGTCCCGTATGGCACAGATCGACAAGGACTACGAGAAGGACTCCGAGGAGCACAAGAAGGCCGTCGGCAGGACGACCGAGTGGGTCAAGTTCGGCGTCGGCGCGGCGGCGGCCGGTGGCATCGCGGTCCTGACCGGTGGTGCCGGTGGCGTCCTGGTGCCGCTGGCCGCCGAGACGGTGGGCGGCGCGGTCACGACCGTCATCGGCATGGAAGCCGACGACATGGCGGAGAAGTACGAGAAGGACGAGCTGCTCAAGAAGAAGTCGGACGACCTCTCGGACGAAGCGCTGGCCATGGGCAAGGAGAACTCGCTCCGCCCCGGCATCGCCTACGCCAACGCCCCCGGCTGGAGCGAGAAGGACCGCAACTACCTCGACGAGGAACTGGTCAAGTACGTCCGGGACTCGCGCATGCACGCCCGCGACAACTCGCTGCCCGACCCGTACGAGAAGAAGTGA
- a CDS encoding serine/threonine-protein kinase yields the protein MTTQPLAAGDPLRLGPYRLLGVLGEGGMGKVYVGRDGAGTTAAVKVLRPELAHDRHLAQRFVREADMARAVTSKGVARVLGVQTEGGRPWIAAEFLAGPTLDEAVRTYGPMDVPTVRALAAQLARTLHDIHLAGLVHRDLKPANIVLTSTGPRIIDFGIARPEHGLTLTTTGQIPVTPGYGAPEQVLGQRVGPASDVFSLGAVLAYAASGRRAFDGAHVAAVQYEVVHGTPDLSLVPPELQELIGPCLAKDPAFRPAPPRIAEAFAPPKGADRAWRKGPLAEDVKRRETATKRLAAPEDTAVPSSAPSRRRFLTGAAVGVAVLGAGGGAGAWWLSQDEGKSPTADVPPAVATPEAAFVSAVDTKPGEAPKPLWGPLDVTAPEGELPLPVRDVVVVQAKKGGLLALSVTSGRERWRAEEIDADAGFVSVADRMVVGVDKEGVLNAFVASTGAPVWRTGSDVDDLLAADDTHVYLVTKDNELRAVNAWTLATAWSRPMPSPRSHNGPARAAVGRQRLVVHGRDGRVAALDTGNGKTEWEITKQGTDGQAPAIGENNTVYLGGRTLMARRLDRGDELWRQETLRTPSFPGYGTPTADGDLVVAIDAYTVSRLGTIPEIDLPELKWSEVLDGYGEGSISPPAVEGTTVWVHSPDNNSVEVIHKVSGDRLFTARMLRTGSYQLASDANRVFIARAGRIAAMPVFGV from the coding sequence GTGACCACACAGCCCCTCGCCGCCGGCGACCCGCTCCGACTCGGCCCGTACCGGCTCCTCGGCGTCCTCGGCGAGGGCGGCATGGGCAAGGTGTACGTCGGCCGGGACGGCGCCGGTACGACCGCCGCCGTCAAGGTCCTGCGCCCCGAACTCGCCCACGACCGGCACCTCGCGCAGCGGTTCGTCCGCGAGGCCGACATGGCGCGGGCCGTCACGAGCAAGGGCGTGGCCCGGGTCCTCGGCGTCCAGACCGAGGGCGGACGGCCGTGGATCGCCGCCGAGTTCCTCGCCGGCCCGACGCTCGACGAGGCCGTCCGCACGTACGGCCCGATGGACGTGCCGACGGTCCGCGCCCTCGCCGCCCAGCTCGCGCGGACCCTGCACGACATCCACCTGGCGGGTCTGGTCCACCGCGACCTCAAACCCGCGAACATCGTGCTCACCTCCACCGGTCCCCGGATCATCGACTTCGGCATCGCGCGCCCCGAGCACGGCCTCACGCTCACGACGACGGGCCAGATCCCGGTCACCCCGGGGTACGGGGCTCCCGAGCAGGTCCTCGGGCAGCGCGTCGGCCCGGCCTCGGACGTGTTCTCGCTCGGCGCGGTCCTCGCGTACGCGGCGAGCGGACGGCGCGCCTTCGACGGCGCGCACGTGGCGGCGGTCCAGTACGAGGTCGTGCACGGGACACCGGACCTGAGCCTGGTGCCGCCGGAGCTCCAGGAGCTGATCGGCCCGTGCCTGGCGAAGGACCCGGCGTTCCGTCCGGCTCCCCCGCGGATCGCGGAGGCCTTCGCCCCGCCGAAGGGCGCCGACCGCGCATGGCGCAAGGGCCCGCTGGCCGAGGACGTCAAGCGGCGCGAGACGGCCACGAAGCGTCTGGCGGCACCCGAGGACACCGCCGTGCCGTCGTCCGCGCCGTCCCGGCGTCGCTTCCTGACCGGCGCGGCCGTGGGCGTGGCGGTCCTGGGGGCGGGCGGCGGAGCGGGGGCGTGGTGGCTGAGCCAGGACGAGGGGAAGTCGCCGACCGCCGACGTTCCACCCGCCGTGGCGACCCCGGAGGCCGCGTTCGTCTCGGCCGTCGACACCAAGCCGGGAGAGGCCCCGAAGCCTCTGTGGGGGCCGCTCGACGTGACGGCTCCCGAGGGCGAACTCCCCCTTCCCGTCCGGGATGTGGTGGTCGTCCAGGCGAAGAAGGGCGGCCTCCTGGCCCTTTCCGTCACGAGCGGCAGGGAGCGGTGGCGGGCCGAGGAGATCGACGCCGACGCCGGTTTCGTCTCGGTCGCCGACCGGATGGTCGTGGGCGTCGACAAGGAAGGCGTCCTGAACGCTTTCGTCGCCTCCACCGGCGCTCCGGTCTGGCGGACGGGCAGCGATGTAGACGACCTCCTCGCCGCCGACGACACCCATGTCTACCTGGTGACCAAGGACAACGAACTCCGCGCCGTCAATGCCTGGACCCTGGCCACGGCGTGGTCCCGCCCGATGCCCTCGCCTCGCTCTCACAACGGGCCGGCCAGAGCGGCCGTGGGCAGGCAGCGGCTCGTGGTCCACGGCAGGGACGGCCGTGTCGCCGCGCTCGATACCGGGAACGGCAAGACGGAGTGGGAGATCACGAAGCAGGGCACCGACGGCCAGGCCCCGGCGATCGGCGAGAACAACACCGTCTACCTCGGCGGCCGCACCCTCATGGCTCGTCGTCTCGACCGCGGCGACGAGTTGTGGAGGCAGGAAACCCTGCGCACGCCCTCGTTCCCCGGCTACGGCACCCCGACCGCCGACGGCGACCTCGTCGTCGCGATCGACGCGTACACCGTCTCCCGTCTCGGCACCATCCCGGAGATCGACCTCCCGGAGCTGAAGTGGTCCGAGGTGCTGGACGGCTACGGTGAGGGCAGCATCAGCCCGCCGGCCGTGGAGGGCACGACGGTCTGGGTCCACTCCCCCGACAACAATTCCGTCGAGGTCATCCACAAGGTGTCCGGCGACCGCCTCTTCACCGCCAGGATGCTGCGCACCGGCTCCTACCAGCTGGCGAGCGACGCCAACCGCGTCTTCATCGCCCGGGCCGGCCGGATCGCGGCGATGCCGGTGTTCGGGGTGTAG
- a CDS encoding protein kinase, with product MLSPLTHDDPATVATYRLLARLGSGGMGTVYLARTPGGRTVALKTVHARLATDPAFRSRFRLETDAARIIGARHGAAVVDADPLAETPWLATEYVLGPPLDDAVALGGPLPEPTVRALGAALAGALAQLHSSDVVHRDLKPSNVLVTAYGPKIIDFGIARAAGDDHLTRTGAAAGTPAFMSPEQASGEEHTAAGDVFALAGVLVFAATGHGPFGTGSPADLLYRVRYAEPDLTGVPEALLPLLTACLAKDPSSRPTTGTLTDHLHDGHGDFADHLPPLLLADIARRATDVWLHAPHRLPAPAGAAVSETAPNTPLSRRRLLSTGGAALIGLAGAGGGVWAWLGSRTTPGGDGGSPTPAGPTAVPAPTAADGSPVALWKSSSLDREEAITQLLAGDVVGFAETLSFRALDLKDGRVLWSDNAVTEPRQITTDGTSFYVSDGPYQGPGALQIRTLDPRTGKERAPQIVVKGFDGSYSGTELLTASGGMLFTASRRGKKETDSDANQKGWHLLAVDLLTGKEKWRQAYEWDGVRPWLSQVVGDRLILGKNSGDLETFVVQARDLRTGRRLWQRSIALSDSRYYKPGQLAIDEQHVYIGGDRLRALRLTDGGTAWEYGSGSTYFGLPAVGRNGIIYAQERRESPGLVGVLGKEGTLFWKEFPSGRTLTPDYFAAPVAGDKYVYAPVHGGLSAVEMLSKRSMWVFPTDASRYVVDKERTRIIGAGATSVMAIPYA from the coding sequence ATGCTGTCGCCCCTGACCCACGACGACCCGGCCACCGTCGCCACGTACCGTCTCCTCGCCCGCCTCGGCTCCGGCGGCATGGGCACGGTCTACCTGGCGCGCACGCCCGGCGGCCGCACGGTCGCCCTCAAGACCGTGCACGCGCGCCTGGCCACCGACCCGGCCTTCCGCAGCCGCTTCCGTCTGGAGACGGACGCGGCGCGGATCATCGGCGCACGGCACGGCGCGGCCGTCGTCGACGCCGACCCGCTGGCCGAGACGCCGTGGCTGGCCACCGAGTACGTCCTCGGGCCGCCGCTCGACGACGCCGTCGCGCTCGGCGGCCCCCTGCCCGAACCGACCGTCCGCGCCCTCGGCGCCGCGCTCGCCGGGGCCCTCGCCCAGCTGCACTCCTCGGACGTGGTCCACCGCGACCTGAAGCCCTCGAACGTCCTCGTCACCGCGTACGGCCCGAAGATCATCGACTTCGGCATCGCCCGCGCGGCCGGCGACGACCACCTCACCCGCACGGGGGCGGCGGCCGGCACGCCCGCGTTCATGTCGCCGGAGCAGGCGAGCGGCGAGGAACACACCGCGGCGGGCGACGTGTTCGCCCTGGCCGGCGTCCTCGTCTTCGCCGCCACCGGCCACGGCCCCTTCGGCACGGGCTCCCCCGCCGACCTCCTCTACCGCGTCCGCTACGCCGAGCCCGACCTCACCGGCGTCCCGGAGGCCCTGCTGCCGCTCCTGACCGCCTGCCTCGCCAAGGACCCGTCGTCCCGCCCCACCACGGGCACCCTGACGGACCACCTCCACGACGGCCACGGCGACTTCGCGGACCACCTGCCGCCCCTCCTCCTCGCGGACATCGCCCGCCGGGCGACGGACGTCTGGCTGCACGCGCCCCACCGCCTGCCGGCGCCGGCGGGCGCCGCCGTGTCCGAGACCGCTCCGAACACCCCGCTCTCGCGCCGCCGTCTGCTCTCGACGGGCGGCGCCGCCCTGATCGGACTCGCGGGAGCGGGTGGCGGGGTGTGGGCGTGGCTGGGGTCGCGGACCACCCCGGGGGGCGACGGCGGCAGCCCGACCCCCGCGGGCCCCACGGCGGTCCCCGCCCCGACGGCCGCCGACGGGTCGCCGGTGGCCCTGTGGAAGAGCTCGTCCCTCGACCGCGAGGAGGCGATCACGCAGCTGCTCGCCGGCGATGTCGTGGGCTTCGCGGAGACCCTTTCCTTCCGGGCACTGGACCTGAAGGACGGCCGCGTGTTGTGGTCCGACAACGCGGTCACGGAGCCCCGGCAGATCACCACCGACGGCACGTCCTTCTATGTGTCCGACGGCCCCTACCAAGGGCCGGGCGCCCTGCAGATCCGTACGCTCGATCCCCGCACCGGCAAGGAAAGAGCGCCGCAGATCGTCGTCAAGGGCTTCGACGGGTCGTACTCGGGCACCGAACTCCTCACCGCCTCCGGCGGCATGCTCTTCACGGCCTCGCGACGGGGCAAGAAGGAGACCGACTCGGACGCGAACCAGAAGGGCTGGCACCTGCTCGCCGTCGACCTCCTCACCGGCAAGGAGAAGTGGCGCCAGGCGTACGAGTGGGACGGCGTCCGCCCCTGGCTGTCCCAGGTCGTCGGCGACCGGCTGATCCTCGGCAAGAACAGTGGCGACCTGGAGACCTTCGTCGTCCAGGCACGGGACCTGCGCACCGGCCGCCGGCTCTGGCAGCGCAGCATCGCCCTGAGCGACTCCCGGTACTACAAGCCCGGCCAGCTCGCGATCGACGAGCAGCACGTGTACATCGGCGGCGACCGGCTCCGCGCCCTGCGCCTGACCGATGGCGGGACGGCCTGGGAGTACGGCTCCGGTTCCACCTACTTCGGCCTGCCGGCCGTCGGGCGGAACGGCATCATCTACGCACAGGAGCGAAGGGAGTCTCCCGGGCTCGTGGGCGTCCTGGGCAAGGAGGGCACTCTGTTCTGGAAGGAGTTTCCCTCCGGCCGCACCCTGACCCCCGACTACTTCGCCGCCCCCGTGGCCGGCGACAAGTACGTGTACGCCCCCGTCCACGGCGGGCTGAGCGCGGTCGAAATGCTCTCGAAACGCTCGATGTGGGTGTTCCCGACCGACGCCAGCCGCTACGTCGTCGACAAGGAACGGACCAGGATCATCGGGGCGGGAGCAACGTCCGTCATGGCCATCCCGTACGCCTGA
- a CDS encoding serine/threonine protein kinase — MEQSRTREESARRIGPYRLITRLDPPARPGRPDSAVPCRRFVARTGDGERTVLLSAPLPGADPARFATEADAARRLLGPWIAPVTDLAAPGEPPWHATPYLPALPLPVALAVHGGPLPEATVRAVGTALAEALAAAHAQGLTHAGISPAAVLLTADGPRLTCFGAVRAASADGEPRTGLPGLDPGALAPEQATGGRPRPPGDVYALGAVLAYAATGHTVPERDELPPELRPVISSCLARDPADRPTAADLTAALAPPTPHQTVLNSAGALLTPGWLPGRVVAALARQSSELLAAELPTDTSPRT; from the coding sequence GTGGAACAGTCGCGCACGCGGGAGGAATCCGCGCGCCGGATCGGCCCGTACCGGCTGATCACCCGCCTCGATCCGCCCGCCCGGCCCGGCCGGCCCGACTCCGCCGTCCCCTGTCGCCGGTTCGTCGCCCGTACCGGTGACGGGGAGCGCACCGTCCTCCTGAGTGCCCCGCTGCCCGGCGCCGACCCGGCCCGCTTCGCCACGGAGGCCGACGCGGCCCGCCGCCTCCTCGGCCCCTGGATCGCGCCGGTGACGGACCTGGCCGCCCCCGGCGAACCCCCCTGGCACGCGACCCCCTACCTCCCCGCGCTCCCCCTCCCCGTGGCCCTCGCCGTCCACGGCGGGCCGCTGCCCGAGGCGACCGTACGGGCCGTGGGCACCGCCCTCGCGGAGGCGCTCGCCGCCGCGCACGCCCAGGGCCTCACGCACGCCGGGATCTCCCCCGCCGCGGTCCTGCTCACCGCCGACGGCCCCCGGCTGACCTGCTTCGGCGCGGTACGGGCCGCCTCGGCCGACGGCGAACCGCGCACCGGCCTGCCGGGCCTCGACCCGGGCGCGCTCGCGCCCGAGCAGGCGACCGGCGGCCGCCCGCGCCCGCCGGGTGACGTCTACGCCCTCGGCGCCGTCCTCGCGTACGCCGCGACCGGCCACACCGTGCCCGAACGTGACGAACTCCCGCCCGAGCTGCGGCCGGTGATCTCCTCCTGCCTGGCCCGCGACCCGGCGGACCGCCCGACCGCCGCCGACCTGACGGCCGCCCTCGCGCCGCCCACCCCGCACCAGACGGTCCTGAACTCGGCCGGCGCCCTGCTCACGCCCGGATGGCTGCCCGGCCGGGTGGTGGCGGCCCTGGCCCGCCAGTCGTCCGAACTCCTCGCGGCCGAACTCCCCACCGACACCTCTCCCCGGACCTGA
- a CDS encoding phage holin family protein — translation MNDQGRRRLGVLIGVGLACGLLPGIALGGTETVDAVLAVLMAALVMTILTQLISIGPSGRVPLPALLVFGLAGFVQDALIWWLLSWLGPKIGYLHIEGLATILLAALITRATTLLLSQLSPAAETAED, via the coding sequence ATGAACGATCAAGGAAGACGCAGACTGGGCGTCCTCATCGGCGTGGGCCTCGCCTGCGGCCTGCTGCCCGGCATCGCCCTCGGCGGCACGGAGACCGTCGACGCGGTCCTCGCCGTCCTCATGGCAGCCCTCGTCATGACGATCCTCACCCAGCTGATCTCCATCGGTCCCTCGGGCCGCGTCCCGCTCCCCGCCCTCCTGGTCTTCGGCCTCGCGGGCTTCGTCCAGGACGCCCTGATCTGGTGGCTGCTGTCCTGGCTGGGCCCGAAGATCGGCTACCTGCACATCGAGGGCCTCGCGACGATCCTCCTCGCGGCCCTGATCACCCGCGCGACGACCCTGCTCCTGTCCCAGCTGTCCCCGGCCGCCGAGACGGCCGAGGACTGA
- a CDS encoding MFS transporter → MSALEPRDADVAPVPAPPAVRGDAKGSVLDPDHRALSIGMVSVVLLIAFEATAVGTAMPVAARELQGIPLYAFAFSAYFTTSLFGMVLAGQWSDRSGPLAPLTTGISAFAAGLLLSGTAGAMWMFILGRAVQGLGGGLVIVALYVVVGRAYAEHLRPAIMAAFAASWVVPSIVGPLASGTITEQLGWRWVFVGIPVLVVFPLALALPAIRRTASGPADPGAPLAPWDRRRIVLALGISAGAALLQYAGQELRPLALLPAAAGLALLVPAVRGLLPRGTCRAARGLPSVVLLRGIAAGSFIAAESFIPLMLVSQRGLSPTLAGFSLALGGLTWALGSWIQSRPWTEPYRERLVVLGMVLIALAIAGAPSVLITWVPAWTVAVVWAFGCLGMGAVISSTSVLLMKLSAPEEVGANSAALQISDGLSNVLLLAAGGAAFAALGGGAVGHAMDAGATTGSHPAAFAAVFLPVAGVAAIGVWVATRLREVPESR, encoded by the coding sequence ATGAGCGCCCTCGAACCCCGCGACGCCGACGTCGCCCCCGTCCCCGCACCCCCTGCCGTACGCGGCGACGCCAAGGGCTCCGTCCTCGACCCGGACCACCGGGCGCTCAGCATCGGCATGGTCTCCGTCGTCCTGCTCATCGCCTTCGAGGCGACCGCCGTCGGCACCGCCATGCCCGTCGCCGCCCGCGAACTGCAGGGCATCCCGCTCTACGCCTTCGCCTTCTCCGCGTACTTCACCACCAGCCTCTTCGGCATGGTCCTGGCCGGCCAGTGGTCCGACCGGAGCGGTCCGCTCGCGCCCCTCACCACCGGCATCAGCGCCTTCGCCGCCGGACTGCTCCTCTCCGGGACCGCCGGTGCCATGTGGATGTTCATCCTGGGCCGGGCCGTGCAGGGCCTCGGCGGCGGTCTCGTCATCGTCGCCCTGTACGTGGTCGTCGGCCGGGCCTACGCCGAACACCTCCGGCCCGCGATCATGGCCGCCTTCGCCGCGAGCTGGGTCGTGCCCTCCATCGTCGGCCCCCTCGCCTCCGGGACGATCACCGAGCAGCTCGGCTGGCGATGGGTCTTCGTCGGCATCCCCGTCCTCGTCGTCTTCCCGCTGGCCCTCGCCCTCCCCGCGATACGCCGCACCGCCTCCGGTCCCGCCGACCCGGGCGCGCCCCTCGCCCCCTGGGACCGGCGCCGGATCGTCCTCGCCCTCGGCATCTCGGCCGGCGCGGCGCTCCTCCAGTACGCGGGCCAGGAGCTGCGTCCGCTCGCCCTCCTCCCCGCCGCGGCCGGTCTCGCGCTGCTCGTGCCCGCCGTCCGCGGGCTGCTGCCGCGCGGCACCTGCCGGGCCGCCCGCGGTCTGCCCTCCGTCGTCCTGCTCCGCGGCATCGCCGCCGGGTCCTTCATCGCCGCCGAGTCCTTCATCCCCCTGATGCTGGTCTCCCAGCGCGGCCTCAGCCCCACCCTGGCCGGTTTCTCCCTCGCCCTCGGCGGCCTCACCTGGGCGCTCGGTTCCTGGATCCAGTCCCGGCCGTGGACGGAGCCGTACCGGGAGCGGCTCGTCGTCCTCGGCATGGTCCTCATCGCCCTCGCGATCGCCGGCGCGCCCAGTGTGCTGATCACGTGGGTGCCGGCGTGGACGGTCGCGGTCGTCTGGGCCTTCGGCTGCCTCGGCATGGGCGCGGTGATCTCCTCCACGAGCGTGCTCCTGATGAAGCTCTCCGCCCCCGAGGAGGTCGGCGCCAACTCGGCCGCGCTCCAGATCTCCGACGGCCTCTCCAACGTCCTGCTCCTCGCGGCCGGCGGCGCGGCCTTCGCGGCGCTCGGCGGCGGCGCGGTGGGCCACGCGATGGACGCCGGCGCGACCACCGGCTCCCACCCGGCCGCCTTCGCGGCCGTCTTCCTGCCGGTGGCGGGGGTGGCGGCGATCGGGGTGTGGGTCGCGACGCGGCTGCGGGAGGTGCCGGAAAGCCGATGA
- a CDS encoding Arc family DNA-binding protein → MAGLNVRFTEEELDALRERAEAEGRSMQSFAHDAVVRAINEHSRLFNEAAEHVLKVSEELNRRLA, encoded by the coding sequence ATGGCTGGTCTGAATGTCAGGTTCACAGAAGAAGAGCTGGACGCGCTGCGCGAGCGGGCGGAGGCCGAGGGACGCAGCATGCAGTCCTTCGCCCATGACGCCGTGGTCCGGGCCATAAACGAGCACTCCCGCCTCTTCAACGAGGCGGCCGAGCACGTTCTCAAGGTCAGCGAGGAGCTGAACCGGAGGCTCGCGTGA
- a CDS encoding type II toxin-antitoxin system death-on-curing family toxin, whose product MTYYLTLPELLNLAARLGTDEVRDYGLLDSALARPQSSVFGQDAYPDVWQKAAALMESLARNHGLVDGNKRIAWYATWVFLHLNGHPLDADFDVDEAESFVLDVCQGALDVPKIAAQLPRFAR is encoded by the coding sequence GTGACGTACTACCTCACCCTTCCCGAGCTGCTGAACCTGGCAGCCCGGCTGGGGACGGACGAGGTGCGGGACTATGGCCTGCTCGACTCGGCCCTGGCGCGCCCGCAGTCCAGCGTCTTCGGCCAGGACGCCTACCCCGACGTGTGGCAGAAGGCCGCCGCGCTCATGGAGTCTCTGGCCCGCAACCACGGCCTCGTGGACGGCAACAAGCGCATCGCCTGGTACGCGACCTGGGTCTTCCTGCACCTGAACGGGCACCCGCTCGACGCGGACTTCGACGTCGACGAGGCCGAGTCGTTCGTCCTGGACGTCTGTCAGGGGGCCCTCGACGTCCCCAAGATCGCCGCGCAGCTCCCGAGGTTCGCGCGCTGA